Proteins encoded by one window of Chondromyces crocatus:
- a CDS encoding YdcH family protein: protein MKQQVLSPRAFASIDTQEKLTLAEARHRELDARLQELGRRTYMTPDEQVEVVDLKKRKLLAKDEITSLRRNLAS from the coding sequence ATGAAGCAACAGGTTCTCTCTCCTCGCGCGTTCGCTTCGATCGACACGCAAGAAAAGCTCACCCTCGCCGAAGCCCGTCATCGAGAACTCGACGCTCGGCTGCAGGAGCTGGGAAGACGCACGTACATGACCCCGGACGAGCAAGTCGAGGTCGTCGATCTGAAGAAGAGAAAGCTGCTCGCGAAGGATGAGATCACCTCGTTGCGACGCAATCTAGCGTCCTGA
- the trmB gene encoding tRNA (guanine(46)-N(7))-methyltransferase TrmB — translation MAFQPRPNHPYAHAARFPEGKEVNIDDLFRVPRSPLHASVSTEASTEASSEASAEASAEVGAVDAVPSGPVEIEVGPGRGGFLFERAVACPQARLVGLEIRLKWSAIVDDRLRKRGFGARVRALNADAREALRRLRPDGSVARFYLHFPDPWWKKKHQKRLVMSPDLLDEMARLLEDGGELFVQTDVEERAGLYAAQIGAHAAFEPAGDQEGAPELAENPYGARSPREHRAIEDGLPVTRLRYRRRVRG, via the coding sequence ATGGCCTTTCAGCCCCGCCCCAACCATCCCTATGCCCACGCCGCCCGCTTTCCGGAAGGGAAGGAGGTGAACATCGACGATCTGTTCCGCGTCCCGCGATCTCCCCTGCACGCGAGCGTTTCCACCGAGGCGAGCACCGAGGCGAGTTCCGAGGCGAGTGCCGAGGCGAGTGCCGAGGTCGGCGCTGTGGACGCTGTCCCCTCGGGGCCCGTGGAGATCGAGGTGGGGCCCGGCCGCGGTGGGTTCCTGTTCGAGCGCGCGGTCGCGTGCCCCCAAGCGCGCCTCGTGGGGCTCGAGATCCGGCTGAAGTGGTCGGCCATCGTGGACGACCGGCTGCGCAAGCGTGGGTTCGGCGCGCGCGTGCGTGCCCTCAACGCCGACGCGCGTGAGGCGCTGCGGCGCCTGCGCCCGGATGGTTCGGTCGCTCGGTTCTATCTCCACTTTCCGGACCCCTGGTGGAAGAAGAAGCACCAGAAGCGGCTGGTGATGAGTCCTGACCTCCTGGACGAGATGGCGCGGCTCCTGGAAGACGGCGGTGAGCTGTTCGTACAGACCGACGTGGAGGAGCGTGCTGGCCTTTATGCCGCACAGATCGGGGCTCACGCTGCGTTCGAACCGGCTGGCGACCAGGAAGGGGCGCCGGAGCTGGCGGAGAATCCCTATGGCGCGCGGAGTCCGCGAGAGCATCGGGCCATCGAGGACGGCCTGCCAGTGACGCGGCTGCGGTATCGACGGAGAGTCCGGGGATAG
- a CDS encoding tetratricopeptide repeat protein, with translation MLLTSACASTPSAETVASPREVPARAVVEVAPIVVSPYTDEQLTALFEEARVLLLGGKPQEAARQFELLARLAPLGTVAPPSVLNAGIAHDELGDRETAADRYREVLRSFPEHEVTRAALLRLVRAAAYMERWTEVIECAERLIGHRASSVLEMVEARGARALGLVELDRVDEAAREVGRARDLIEEHRLGEAGKPPLELAQVHFALGEVRRRRSEAIVFQPFPRDFADALERRCQGLLDAQSAYSETMRSLDAHWSAMAGYRVAQLYRDLHRDLMQITLTDAQASPAKRELFEGAKRLRYRVLLEKGKKMMDGTVKMAERTGESSGWARRAREAQQELERALAEEKEALARLPYTEAELNAALATLKRP, from the coding sequence GTGTTGCTCACATCCGCTTGCGCGAGCACGCCGAGCGCCGAGACGGTTGCATCACCGCGCGAGGTGCCCGCGCGCGCCGTCGTCGAAGTCGCGCCGATCGTGGTCTCTCCCTACACGGACGAGCAGCTCACGGCGCTCTTCGAGGAAGCGCGCGTGCTCCTTCTGGGGGGAAAGCCTCAGGAGGCGGCGCGCCAGTTCGAGCTTCTCGCGCGCCTCGCGCCTCTGGGCACCGTCGCTCCACCCAGCGTGCTGAATGCCGGGATCGCCCACGACGAGCTCGGGGATCGAGAGACCGCGGCGGATCGATACCGTGAGGTGCTCCGAAGCTTTCCAGAGCACGAGGTGACGCGCGCGGCCTTGCTCCGTCTGGTGCGCGCTGCGGCCTACATGGAGCGCTGGACCGAGGTGATCGAGTGCGCCGAGCGCTTGATCGGTCACCGTGCGTCGAGCGTCCTCGAGATGGTCGAAGCGCGCGGAGCGCGCGCCCTCGGGCTCGTCGAGCTGGATCGTGTCGACGAGGCGGCGCGGGAGGTCGGCCGCGCGCGAGATCTCATCGAAGAGCACCGCCTCGGTGAAGCGGGCAAGCCTCCTCTCGAACTCGCTCAGGTCCATTTCGCGCTCGGCGAGGTGCGCCGTCGTCGCAGTGAGGCGATCGTGTTTCAGCCATTTCCACGAGATTTTGCGGACGCTCTGGAGCGCCGCTGTCAGGGGCTCCTCGACGCCCAGAGCGCGTACTCCGAGACCATGCGCAGCCTGGATGCGCACTGGTCGGCGATGGCGGGGTATCGGGTCGCCCAGCTTTACCGCGACCTCCACCGTGATCTGATGCAGATCACGCTGACGGATGCGCAGGCCTCGCCGGCGAAGCGCGAGCTCTTCGAGGGGGCGAAGCGGCTGCGTTACCGGGTGCTCCTCGAGAAGGGGAAGAAGATGATGGATGGCACGGTGAAGATGGCCGAGCGCACGGGCGAGTCCTCGGGCTGGGCGCGCCGGGCTCGCGAGGCACAGCAGGAGCTGGAGCGCGCGCTGGCGGAGGAAAAAGAGGCGCTGGCTCGGCTCCCTTACACGGAGGCCGAGCTCAACGCGGCGCTGGCGACCCTGAAACGTCCCTGA